CGGCGGACCGCGTGGATATCATGGTGCATAATTTTCGGGCGGGGGCGCCTCTGAACAAGCCGTGGCTCCTGGTGGAGTGCAAGGCTCCGGGCGAATACACGTGGCCTGTGTTGCAACAGCAACTGAACAAGTATTTGCAAATTTTGACGCCGAATTACGTGATGCTTGCGTTAGGCGATTGTGTGCGCTATTTTGAGCTGGACTCCGTGATGCGCCGTTTCAAGAAAATTGAGTGCCTGCCGGCATTTGAATAGTCTTGAAATGCGCGGCAATTGTTACTTTACCACTGACAAAACATCCCCGTCGGCGAGGCGAGTCTTGATGGTGTCGCCGCTCTTGAGCTGGCTTGCCTTGCGGATAAATTTCCCGTTTTCATCGAGCGTGAGCGAGTAGCCCTTGGCAAGTGTCGTCTTGGGGTCTGCGTTTTTGACTTTTTCGTTGACGAGCTCGAACTGCGATTTCGCGAGGTCAAGAATCTTGCGGGAACCTTGCTTTAAACCTTCTTGGTTGCGGTCAAGTCGTTCGTGCTCAGACTTTATATAAAATGCAGTGTCCTTTTTGATAGAGGCCGCCATCAGCACATGCTTCGATTTCTCGTTCTGGATGAGCCCGAAAACTTTTTGCTGGAGCTGGTTTCCCATCGTGCCGAGTTGCTTGTTGTTGTCGGTGAGTAGGTCGCGGGCGCCATCGGCAATGCTTGCCATCGCTTCAGTCATTCGGTTCCAACTGTCCGTGACGCGTTCCACGAGACGCTTTGCGCAGTCCGTGGGCGTGATGCACGAGAGGTAAGCGACTTCGTCCAAAAGGCAGCGGTCGATTTCGTGACCGATTCCCGTAAAGACGGGGGTGGGGTAGTTCGCGACCGCGCGGCAAAGCGCTTCGCTATCGAAAAAGTTCAAGTCCGTCTTGGCGCCGCCACCGCGCACGATGCAGACAACATCTAAATTGGAGTCGCCTTGGAGCTGTTCCAGGGCTGCGATGATGCTCCCTTCGGTTTCGTTCCCCTGCATCCGCGCATAGACCGTTGTGACTTCGAAGGCGAACGGCGAAGCTTCGAGTCGCGTGGTAAAATCCTTGTAGGCGGCAGTGTTTTCGCCAGTGATAAGCCCCACGCGGAGCGGCACGTCAGCAAGTTCGAGCTGCTTGTTCTTTTCGAGCAAGCCTTCCATCGCAAGGCGCTTCAAGATGGCGCTTTTGGTGAGTGCAAGTTCGCCAATCGTGTAAACCGGGTCGATGTCTAGGATTTGCGCTTGCAACTTTCCGTACGGGATGTACAGTTCTGCGCGCACGAGAAAATTGACTTTCAAGTCGTGCTTGAGCGTAAACGGTTGCGAAAGGCTAGAAATCTTGGCAAGAATCGCATCGTACTTGGCGGTGTAGCAGTAAAGGGCGAGGGTCGCCTTGGGCTTCACGTCGCCATCGGCAAAGTCCGCAATGCTCAGGTAAACGCCCGACGGCTTTTCGGCAATTTGCGAAATGACTCCGTGCACCCACACCGCAGGCGTAGCTTCTACGGTGTTCTTGAGCGAACGCATGTACTGCGTGACCGAATATGTACGAACTTCTTGATCCATTTATTGGGGGCGCCACCTTTTGCTTTGTCATTCCCGCCTCCGAGCTCTTTGATCACTTAGTGCTTTAGCACTTATGTGAGCATGATCCGCGTATGGGGAGGGAATCTCCTTTGACGTTAACTATAATAATAATTAAATTGGTTATAAGAAAAAGGACTCGCCGTGTCGAAAGTTGTTTCTGCAATGGATATGCGTCAGAATTTTGGGACGCTCTTGAACCAGGTCGCTATCAAGGACGAAGAAATCGTCATTGAACGTGCTGGCAAGCCTTTGGCACGCCTCGTGAGCATGAATTCCGCAACAAGCGGCAAGCTCGACTTCCGCGATATCGGCAAACTCCCGAACGACATCTGGAACGAATAGTTAAAAAGCACAATTTTATTTTACACACTAATTCTTTCCGAACGCCGCTTCTCTTGAATTTGATTTTGTAGGTTGCTTTTATAAAATCAATTTGGGAAGTGTTTATATGAATATCTTGAAAACTGTAGTATTGTCTTTATATGTTTTCTTCTGCGTTGCATGCTCGGATGAAAATTCTGGTAAAAAAGTTTACGGATAGATTTTATTATGACTTGCTAGAATAACTGATGGTTTGACTATGGTGAATGTTTTGAAAATAACAATATCGGTTTTATGTATGCTCCTCTGCATGGCTTGTTCGGACAAAGAACCGAGTGCAGAAGAATTGTTGAATAATCCTCAAAGAAATGTTGTCTTAAATCGGGACTCCTTGGGTGCAGAATATTGGCTTGAAGTCGAGAAAAACGAGACCGTTCAAATTTGTTTAGACAGCCGCGTTCGCGAATGGAAAACTTCGTTGACATCAAAGATCGTGAATGATTCCTGCTTTGCGTTTATTGTCCCGACGCTTATTGGTGTCAACTCAATTCATGTGAAGTTTCCTGATTCTGACAGTGCCTATAAAATCAATCTGGCCGTTGGCATGAAGTATTTGGACTTCAAAAATGAAGAAATTTTATACGGAAAAGACCTATATCAAGCGTTTGATAAAGACGAAAAAATTGTGTCTGTTACAGGAACTTATCTAGTTGATGAATACCCGGTTAC
The DNA window shown above is from Fibrobacter sp. UWB2 and carries:
- the xseA gene encoding exodeoxyribonuclease VII large subunit; amino-acid sequence: MDQEVRTYSVTQYMRSLKNTVEATPAVWVHGVISQIAEKPSGVYLSIADFADGDVKPKATLALYCYTAKYDAILAKISSLSQPFTLKHDLKVNFLVRAELYIPYGKLQAQILDIDPVYTIGELALTKSAILKRLAMEGLLEKNKQLELADVPLRVGLITGENTAAYKDFTTRLEASPFAFEVTTVYARMQGNETEGSIIAALEQLQGDSNLDVVCIVRGGGAKTDLNFFDSEALCRAVANYPTPVFTGIGHEIDRCLLDEVAYLSCITPTDCAKRLVERVTDSWNRMTEAMASIADGARDLLTDNNKQLGTMGNQLQQKVFGLIQNEKSKHVLMAASIKKDTAFYIKSEHERLDRNQEGLKQGSRKILDLAKSQFELVNEKVKNADPKTTLAKGYSLTLDENGKFIRKASQLKSGDTIKTRLADGDVLSVVK
- a CDS encoding type I restriction enzyme HsdR N-terminal domain-containing protein; translation: MTHETLFDPIRKKDVPATPEEHVRQATVRYLLDVVKVPEHLIAVEFPLSSIDVKTADRVDIMVHNFRAGAPLNKPWLLVECKAPGEYTWPVLQQQLNKYLQILTPNYVMLALGDCVRYFELDSVMRRFKKIECLPAFE
- a CDS encoding type II toxin-antitoxin system Phd/YefM family antitoxin; translation: MSKVVSAMDMRQNFGTLLNQVAIKDEEIVIERAGKPLARLVSMNSATSGKLDFRDIGKLPNDIWNE